The Salvelinus sp. IW2-2015 linkage group LG8, ASM291031v2, whole genome shotgun sequence genome window below encodes:
- the arf2b gene encoding ADP-ribosylation factor 2b codes for MGNMFGSLFKGLFGKKEMRILMVGLDAAGKTTILYKLKLGEIVTTIPTIGFNVETVEYKNISFTVWDVGGQDKIRPLWRHYFQNTQGLIFVVDSNDRERVNEAREELQRMLAEDELRDAVLLVFANKQDLPNAMNAAEITDKLGLHALRQRSWYIQATCATSGDGLYEGLDWLSNQLKNQK; via the exons ATGGGGAATATGTTTGGAAGCCTGTTCAAGGGCYTATTTGGCAAGAAGGAGATGAGGATTCTCATGGTTGGACTCGATGCTGCCGGAAAAACAACCATCCTGTACAAACTCAAACTAGGAGAGATTGTCACCACCATTCCTACAATTG GTTTTAATGTTGAAACGGTAGAATACAAGAACATCAGCTTCACAGTGTGGGACGTTGGCGGTCAAGACAAAATCAGGCCGTTATGGCGCCACTACTTCCAGAACACTCAAG GGCTTATCTTTGTGGTGGACAGCAACGACAGGGAGCGAGTGAACGAGGCGAGGGAGGAGTTGCAGAGAATGCTTGCAGAGGACGAGCTGAGAGATGCCGTGCTGCTCGTTTTTGCAAACAAACAG GACCTTCCCAATGCAATGAATGCTGCGGAGATCACAGACAAGCTGGGGCTCCACGCTCTCCGCCAACGCAGCTGGTACATCCAAGCCACCTGTGCTACTAGTGGGGACGGCCTCTACGAGGGCCTCGACTGGCTCTCCAACCAGCTCAAGAACCAGAAATGA